Proteins encoded together in one Lathyrus oleraceus cultivar Zhongwan6 chromosome 5, CAAS_Psat_ZW6_1.0, whole genome shotgun sequence window:
- the LOC127079481 gene encoding uncharacterized protein LOC127079481, which produces MTPFEALYGRRCRTPLCWHESGESVVLGSEIVRETTKTVKMIRDKMKISQSRQKSYHDKRRKDLEFQEGDHVFLRVTPTTGVGRALKAKKLTPRFIGPYQITSRMEKVAYRVALPPNLSNLHDVFHVSQLRKYIPDPSHVIQMDDIQVRDNLTVETMPLRIEGRETKSLRGKEIDLVKVVWIGAVGESTTWELENRMRDSYPELFE; this is translated from the coding sequence ATGACGCcttttgaagctttgtatgggcGGAGGTGTAGGACTCCGTTGTGTTGGCATGAATCTGGTGAAAGTGTGGTACTTGGATCCGAGATTGTTCGAGAAACTACCAAGACGGTTAAGATGATTCGGGATAAGATGAAGATTTCTCAAAGTAGgcaaaagagttatcatgataagaggagaaaggatTTGGAATTTCAAGAGGGTGATCATGTGTTTCTAAGAGTCACACCTACGACCGGTGTTGGACGAGCATTGAAAGCTAAGAAGTTGACTCCTCGTTTCATTGGACCGTATCAAATTACGAGTAGAATGGAAAAAGTTGCTTATAGAGTGGCGTTACCGCCAAACCTCTCGAATTTGCATGAcgtgttccatgtgtctcaacTTAGGAAGTATATTCCGGATCCGTCTCATGTGATTCAAATGGATGATATTCAAGTGCGCGATAACCTTACGGTTGAGACGATGCCTTTGAGGATCGAAGGTCGTGAGACGAAGTCCCTACGGGGAAAGGAAATTGATTTGGTGAAGGTTGTTTGGATTGGTGCAGTCGGAGAAAGCACGACATGGGAATTGGAGAACAGGATGCGCGACTCCTACCCCGAGTTATTCGAATGA